The following are encoded together in the Flavihumibacter fluvii genome:
- a CDS encoding glycoside hydrolase family 3 C-terminal domain-containing protein has translation MRILPVLFLLIITSIVSIGQQIPPYKNPRLPIPERVKDLLGRMNAEEKFWQLFMIPGDLDQVSKDQLKNGIFGFQVSAGSKGDAGGQLLSYNTTEKPLALTRKINAIQKFFVEETRLGIPIIAFDEALHGLVRDGATAFPQAIALAATWDTAMMNSVASAIAVETKARGIRDILTPVVNIASDVRWGRTEETYGEDPFLSSEMGVAFVKAFEQRGIITTPKHFIANVGDGGRDSYPIHWNDRLMKEIYLVPFKACIERGGSRSIMTAYNSVDGQASSSNNKLLMKQLKGEWGFNGFVISDANAVGGEVVLHNTAKTYSDAGMHAVNNGLDVIFQTDYAHHKLFIPPFLNGTVDTTRIDDAVARVLTAKFQLGLFENPYVDESQIITLLNNNHHKIIAREAAIKSMVLLKNENNLLPLSKKIRSIAVIGEEATAGRLGGYSGSGNGTVNFLEGIKKRAGQIPVTYSHGAGIAAENFTVIPAANLRNGREEGLKGEYFNNLLLSGTPALTRTDRELNFSWTLSSPGEKINADFYSVRWSGDLTAPKTGNYSIGLDGNDGYRLYINDSLLINNWNKQTYSTKLVSRYFEKGKKYAIRVEYFEPVGNAHIRLVWTMDVKNDWAKKLKAAVAIAEKADIAIVAAGIHEGEFQDRAYLSLPGHQEELIRAIAATGKPVVVVLTGGSAITMGNWINNAGAIIDSWYGGEEAGNALAAILFGDNNPSGRLPISFPQHESQLPLVYNHKPTGRGDDYYNLSGLPLFPFGFGLSYTRFDYTDLQFSPAQIKNGETTTVSCQITNSGKMAGEEVVQLYIRDLLSSVSRPVMELKGFQRIYLEPGASATVKFKITPEMLAMLNKDMQWVVEPGEFSIMIGASSRDIRLKDNIRLLEIE, from the coding sequence GTGAGAATCCTCCCTGTTTTATTCTTGTTGATTATTACCTCAATTGTATCCATTGGCCAACAAATCCCTCCGTATAAAAATCCCCGTTTACCCATACCCGAAAGAGTGAAAGACCTCCTGGGCAGAATGAATGCGGAAGAGAAATTCTGGCAACTGTTCATGATTCCCGGTGACCTTGACCAGGTCAGCAAGGACCAATTGAAAAACGGCATTTTTGGTTTCCAGGTAAGTGCCGGATCTAAAGGTGATGCAGGTGGCCAACTGCTGTCCTATAATACCACCGAAAAACCATTGGCACTTACCCGGAAAATCAATGCTATACAGAAATTTTTCGTGGAAGAGACCCGCCTGGGTATTCCCATCATTGCTTTTGATGAGGCATTGCATGGACTTGTTCGTGACGGCGCTACGGCATTTCCACAGGCTATTGCCCTGGCAGCTACCTGGGATACTGCTATGATGAACAGCGTGGCATCAGCCATTGCGGTTGAAACTAAGGCAAGGGGCATTAGGGATATCCTTACACCGGTCGTGAATATCGCCAGTGACGTGCGATGGGGCCGCACAGAAGAAACTTATGGGGAAGATCCATTTCTGTCCAGTGAAATGGGCGTAGCCTTTGTAAAGGCATTTGAACAAAGGGGAATTATTACCACTCCCAAACATTTTATTGCAAATGTGGGGGATGGAGGCCGGGATAGTTATCCTATCCACTGGAATGACCGCCTCATGAAAGAAATTTACCTGGTACCCTTCAAAGCATGTATTGAACGCGGTGGCTCAAGGTCTATCATGACAGCTTATAATTCAGTTGATGGTCAGGCAAGTTCGAGCAACAATAAATTACTCATGAAACAACTTAAAGGTGAATGGGGATTTAATGGATTTGTGATTTCCGATGCTAATGCTGTTGGCGGTGAGGTGGTTTTACACAATACTGCCAAAACCTATTCAGATGCCGGGATGCATGCTGTGAATAACGGACTGGATGTGATTTTCCAGACAGATTATGCGCACCATAAATTATTCATACCGCCATTTTTAAACGGGACAGTTGATACAACCCGTATTGATGATGCCGTAGCAAGGGTGCTGACCGCCAAATTTCAATTGGGTCTGTTTGAGAACCCCTATGTTGATGAATCACAAATCATCACATTACTAAATAACAATCACCATAAAATAATTGCCAGGGAAGCAGCAATTAAGTCAATGGTCCTGTTAAAAAACGAAAACAACCTATTACCTCTTTCAAAGAAGATACGCAGCATTGCAGTGATTGGTGAAGAAGCCACGGCCGGAAGGCTGGGCGGATATAGCGGAAGTGGGAATGGCACGGTAAATTTCCTGGAAGGCATCAAAAAAAGAGCGGGCCAAATTCCAGTAACCTATTCCCATGGAGCCGGCATAGCTGCAGAAAATTTTACGGTCATACCAGCAGCTAATTTGCGAAATGGCAGGGAGGAAGGATTAAAAGGGGAATACTTCAATAATTTGTTGTTATCCGGTACACCGGCTTTAACCAGGACCGATCGTGAATTGAACTTTTCCTGGACCCTCTCCTCACCTGGTGAAAAAATCAATGCAGACTTTTATTCAGTAAGATGGAGCGGTGACTTAACAGCACCCAAAACAGGAAATTATTCAATCGGACTGGATGGAAATGACGGTTATCGGTTATACATCAATGATAGCCTATTGATCAATAACTGGAACAAACAAACCTATAGCACTAAACTCGTAAGCCGGTATTTTGAAAAAGGCAAAAAATACGCAATCCGTGTTGAATATTTCGAACCGGTTGGCAATGCACATATCCGCCTGGTCTGGACCATGGATGTCAAAAATGACTGGGCTAAGAAATTAAAAGCTGCTGTAGCAATAGCAGAAAAGGCAGATATCGCCATTGTCGCAGCAGGCATTCATGAGGGTGAGTTCCAGGACCGTGCTTACCTGTCCCTGCCAGGCCACCAGGAGGAATTAATCAGGGCAATAGCGGCCACAGGAAAGCCGGTGGTGGTTGTACTTACAGGCGGCAGTGCTATTACCATGGGCAACTGGATAAACAATGCCGGTGCCATCATAGACAGTTGGTACGGCGGGGAAGAAGCAGGTAATGCCCTGGCTGCTATCCTTTTTGGAGATAATAACCCGTCAGGCCGCCTGCCTATCAGTTTCCCGCAACATGAATCCCAATTACCGCTGGTATACAACCATAAACCAACCGGCCGTGGCGATGATTATTACAACCTGTCCGGCTTACCACTTTTCCCATTCGGATTTGGTTTGAGTTATACACGGTTTGACTATACTGACCTTCAGTTTAGTCCTGCACAAATTAAAAATGGTGAAACAACTACTGTCAGTTGCCAGATAACCAATTCAGGAAAAATGGCAGGTGAAGAAGTCGTACAATTATATATTCGTGACCTGTTGTCATCCGTAAGCCGGCCTGTAATGGAACTCAAAGGTTTTCAACGGATCTACCTGGAACCGGGTGCTTCTGCCACAGTGAAATTTAAAATTACTCCGGAAATGCTGGCAATGTTGAACAAGGACATGCAATGGGTAGTTGAACCAGGAGAATTCAGTATAATGATTGGGGCGTCATCCCGGGATATCCGTTTAAAGGATAATATCCGGCTTCTGGAAATTGAATAA